The sequence TAAGGGAAGGCACTCAAAGGCCAGATTTTGTACGGATTTTTGAGGTTTTTGAGAAAGATCCCCTGTTCTGTTGAACAGGGGATCGCACAGAGCACGGAGTTACATAGAGTTGCAGAGCTTTCTCACACAGAGGCACGGAGACTCAAAGAGGGTAAAAAGTTTGGTGCGATGTGGGAATTCCAACAAAACGTTTCTCCGTGACTTTGTGTCTCTGTTTGCAATAAAAACTCTGCGGTATCTTTACCCTAGAATCCTTTCTTTCAATTCCGGGGTTGGCATTCTGCAAGATTCTCTTTTTCCGAAAAGCCTGTAGCGATTTTTGGCGATCAGATCGTAGAATACATTTCGGATGGGTCTAGGAATGATATAACCGATGAGGAAAATTTTCCAGAAGCCGCCCAACTTGCCGCTGATTTCAATGATTGCATTGGATTTGATATGAATTTCTTTCCCATCCCAGAAAAGGATACTGTCTATGCCTCGGATTTTCTCTTCTAAGGCATTCGATTGGATTAGATTTTTGGCATATTCAGATTGGAGGCTCGCAAATTTTAGTTTTTT comes from Leptospira licerasiae serovar Varillal str. VAR 010 and encodes:
- a CDS encoding thiol-disulfide oxidoreductase DCC family protein, which gives rise to MSEFTDPIVLFDGVCNLCNGAVNVLLDLDKHKKLKFASLQSEYAKNLIQSNALEEKIRGIDSILFWDGKEIHIKSNAIIEISGKLGGFWKIFLIGYIIPRPIRNVFYDLIAKNRYRLFGKRESCRMPTPELKERILG